Below is a genomic region from Miniphocaeibacter halophilus.
TAGTAAGGGAAACTATTTCTACTGAAAGGGAATTTAATCAGATTTTAAAAATTGCTTAGTTAAATACTAGGCGATTTTTTATTTTACAAATAAATATTTTCATTTAAGAAAGAATATAGCCTGTTCAAGAAGAAAACAAGAAACTTCTCTAGTAATTGATAATATTAAAGAAAAGAAAATAGGAAGTGATTATGTGAATGGCATTTTTGATTTTATTGAGGCAAATATTTGTAAGTTTATATTTTTTAAATTTTATAAATATATTTTTAATAATTAGGAGGATATTATGGAATTTATTATTAACGGTTTTACTAATTTATGGGATTTTACTTTAACAGCTTTTAAAAATGATTGGTTTGGGGCGTTAAGTACAATTATCTTATATTTTTTATTAAGTAGACCTATTTACCATTTTAGGGGAGTGAAAAGCAAGTTTGACGCTTTGGATAGGAGCTTATTTGAGTCATTATTGTTAGTTTTTATTTTATCGTATTTAATTTTGCTTGCTTCTTTAATTATAGAAACTTTTGACAATTCCCCGGGAGCAGTTTTAAGACAATTAGAAAAATTAAATATACTTACTTTTTCAAAGTTGATAGTTTCCTTGACTTTAATTTCCTACATACTATCAAGATTTAGTAAAAGAGAAAGGGAATTTGATAAGCTCGTTAAAGAGGAATTACCTAAAAAGAGTAAGGAGTTTAATAAGGGTATTGAAGAATACAAAAAAGAGTATAAGGAAGAATTTAATGAAACTATTTCAGATATAAAGAAAAAAGTTGTAAACCCTTTAAAAAGAAATAATAATAATTCAAAAAACTAAGTTTATTGTTAGACTTGGTTTTTTTGTTTAGCTATTTAACAATTTTAAAAAATATTATATAATAAGTTACTGGGTGTTTTATAGACTTATATTTTTTATCTCAATAGCCTACTAAAATACTCGGAATTGTTTTCGTTAAGATAACCTATAGATTGTATAGGATATAAAATAGGAGGAAGAAGTGAAAGAAATATTAAATGTTAAGAACTTGAAAGTTCAAGTTGAAGATAAAGTAATTTTAAAAGGCATAGATTTAAGAATTAATTCTGGAGAAATTCATGTTTTTATGGGACCAAATGGAGCCGGTAAAACTACTTTTGCCAATGCAATTATGGGAAATCCCATATATGATATTTCTGAAGGCGAAATTTATTTTAAAGATAAATTAATAAATGATTTGGCAGTAGATGAAAGGGCAAGGGAAGGAATATTTATGTCATTTCAAGCGCCTATTGAAGTTCCTGGTATAACTGTAGAGAATTTCCTTAAAACTGCAAAAACTGCAGTTACAGGTGAAACCCAAAGGGTTATGCCCTTTAAAAGGGAGCTAAAATCCAGTATGGGAAAACTTGAAATGAACCCTGATTATGCAAGTAGATATTTAAATGTTGGATTTAGTGGTGGCGAAAGAAAGAAAAATGAAATTTTACAAATGTCTATTTTAAATCCTACCTTAGCATTTTTAGACGAGACAGATTCTGGACTTGACGTTGATGCAATAAGAATAGTTTCCCAAGGTATAAATGATTTTCACAGTGAAGAAAATGCTATTGTAATTATTACCCACCAAATAAAACTGCTTGAAAAAATTAAACCTGATTTTGTTCATGTATTTGTTGATGGGGAAATTGTAAAGTCAGGGGATATGTCTTTAGCATTGGATATTGAGAAAAACGGATTCGATGCTTATAAAAAGGAAGTGGAATAATGGCACAAATTGAAAAAACTCAAGTTGAAAATATAGACAGGGAAATTTATGACATTAAAAATGAATTTACCTATGATTATAAAACTAATGCTGGATTAACTCCTGAAATTATTAGGGAGATTTCAGCTCAAAAAAATGAACCGGAATGGATGCTTGACTTTCGTTTAAAATCTTTAGAAATTTATAACAAATTGGACATTCCAACATGGGGTGCCGATATTTCAGAACTGGATATGGACAATATTGTAACTTATGTTAAACCTAAATCCGGTTTAAATTATTCTTGGGATGATGTACCGGA
It encodes:
- the sufC gene encoding Fe-S cluster assembly ATPase SufC, translating into MKEILNVKNLKVQVEDKVILKGIDLRINSGEIHVFMGPNGAGKTTFANAIMGNPIYDISEGEIYFKDKLINDLAVDERAREGIFMSFQAPIEVPGITVENFLKTAKTAVTGETQRVMPFKRELKSSMGKLEMNPDYASRYLNVGFSGGERKKNEILQMSILNPTLAFLDETDSGLDVDAIRIVSQGINDFHSEENAIVIITHQIKLLEKIKPDFVHVFVDGEIVKSGDMSLALDIEKNGFDAYKKEVE